The following coding sequences lie in one Alicyclobacillus curvatus genomic window:
- a CDS encoding NADH-quinone oxidoreductase subunit D, which yields MSLSEGTPQLRTEEMLLNVGPQHPSTHGVFRLVVKISGETVVEAEPVIGYLHRGTEKLAEDLQYTQIIPYTDRLDYIAAMLNNYALCHAVEEAMDMEIPERAEYLRVIIMEMQRIASHLLFIGTYLLDLGAMSPFLYVFVERERIVELFNEISGARLTYNFMRIGGLRFDAPEGWLDKVRKLVPEMREQMKMYADLISGNEIFLNRVKGLGTFTAEDALAYGMSGINLRSTGFKWDLRKNKPYSIYDRFDFDVPVGKNGDCFDRYYLHLAEMEQSVRIIEQALESIPEGPILGKVPKFVRVPAGEYYSGIEGARGELGFYIVSDGKDKPYRLKIRKPSFVNLQMLPKLLQGQNMANVIAILGAVDIVLGEVDA from the coding sequence ATGTCGCTGAGTGAGGGAACACCACAACTGCGCACCGAAGAGATGCTGCTCAACGTGGGTCCGCAGCACCCCAGCACACACGGTGTGTTCCGGTTGGTCGTCAAGATCAGCGGTGAAACCGTCGTCGAGGCGGAACCTGTGATTGGGTACCTCCATCGCGGGACCGAGAAACTCGCCGAAGACCTGCAGTACACGCAAATCATCCCGTACACCGACCGCCTCGACTACATCGCCGCCATGCTCAACAACTATGCGCTGTGCCATGCGGTCGAAGAAGCGATGGACATGGAGATTCCCGAGCGCGCCGAGTACCTGCGCGTCATCATCATGGAGATGCAGCGCATCGCGTCTCACCTCCTTTTCATCGGGACGTATCTGCTCGATCTCGGTGCGATGAGCCCGTTCCTCTACGTCTTCGTGGAGCGTGAGCGCATCGTTGAGTTGTTTAACGAAATTAGCGGTGCTCGCCTGACCTACAACTTCATGCGCATCGGTGGTCTGCGCTTTGACGCGCCGGAAGGTTGGCTCGACAAGGTAAGAAAGCTCGTACCGGAGATGCGCGAACAGATGAAGATGTACGCCGATCTCATTTCTGGCAACGAGATCTTCCTCAATCGCGTGAAGGGCCTCGGTACTTTTACTGCAGAGGACGCTCTCGCCTATGGAATGAGCGGTATCAACCTGCGCAGCACCGGGTTTAAGTGGGACCTGCGCAAGAACAAGCCGTACAGCATCTACGACCGCTTTGACTTTGATGTGCCTGTCGGCAAAAACGGCGACTGCTTTGACCGTTACTACCTGCATCTTGCTGAGATGGAGCAGTCCGTGCGCATCATCGAGCAGGCACTGGAATCGATTCCGGAAGGACCGATTCTCGGTAAGGTTCCGAAGTTCGTGCGTGTGCCGGCTGGGGAGTATTACAGCGGCATTGAGGGCGCGCGCGGCGAGCTTGGCTTCTACATCGTCAGCGATGGGAAAGACAAACCGTATCGCTTGAAGATCCGCAAGCCTTCATTCGTCAATCTGCAGATGCTGCCGAAACTGTTGCAAGGCCAGAACATGGCGAACGTCATCGCCATCTTGGGCGCCGTTGATATCGTGCTGGGGGAGGTGGACGCCTAA
- the nuoH gene encoding NADH-quinone oxidoreductase subunit NuoH has translation MWNWATHPITWLSFLAMLIGAVVILLLTLVVVMYSIYWQRKLIGWMQLRIGPNRVGPFGLLQSAADVLKLLIKEDVIPTKSDRVLFLIAPIIAFVPAFMALSVIPFSRTHVFTANIAIGALFYVALSAITIHGVMLGGWASNNKYALIGSMRSAAQMLSYEIPLGLSIVGVVLMAGSINLNDIVNAQAHSGWWYIIPQILGFVVFMVASTAELNRTPFDLPEAESELVGGYHTEYTGFRFAFFMLTEYVYLFAMAGLFATLFLGGWSGPFLPGWLWFAIKAFLYISVQFWIQATMPRMRVDQLMTFSWKVLLPLALVNLVVTAVLKAVL, from the coding sequence ATGTGGAACTGGGCAACACACCCTATTACCTGGCTTTCTTTTCTCGCGATGTTGATTGGGGCCGTCGTCATCCTGCTCTTGACCTTGGTCGTCGTCATGTACTCGATTTACTGGCAGCGCAAGTTGATTGGCTGGATGCAACTGCGCATTGGGCCGAACCGCGTGGGTCCGTTTGGACTCTTGCAGTCAGCGGCTGACGTTTTGAAGCTGCTCATCAAGGAAGACGTCATCCCAACCAAGTCCGATAGAGTATTGTTCCTGATTGCACCTATCATCGCGTTTGTGCCGGCGTTCATGGCTTTATCGGTCATTCCGTTTTCAAGGACACACGTCTTTACCGCCAACATCGCCATCGGCGCCTTATTCTATGTCGCCTTGTCCGCTATCACCATTCACGGTGTGATGCTCGGCGGCTGGGCGTCAAACAACAAGTACGCCCTGATTGGAAGTATGCGCAGTGCAGCCCAGATGCTCAGTTATGAGATTCCGCTCGGTCTGTCGATTGTGGGCGTGGTGCTCATGGCCGGGTCGATTAACTTGAATGACATTGTAAACGCGCAGGCACACTCAGGATGGTGGTACATCATCCCGCAAATCCTCGGGTTTGTGGTCTTCATGGTGGCATCCACGGCCGAACTGAATCGAACCCCGTTTGACTTGCCAGAGGCTGAATCTGAGCTGGTGGGTGGGTACCATACCGAATACACCGGGTTTCGGTTTGCGTTCTTTATGTTGACCGAGTACGTCTACCTGTTTGCGATGGCGGGTCTGTTTGCCACCTTGTTCCTTGGCGGTTGGAGCGGACCGTTCCTCCCAGGCTGGCTGTGGTTTGCGATTAAAGCATTCCTCTACATCAGCGTCCAGTTCTGGATTCAAGCGACAATGCCTCGGATGCGGGTTGACCAACTCATGACCTTTAGCTGGAAGGTGCTGCTGCCCTTGGCTCTCGTGAACCTCGTGGTGACAGCTGTTTTAAAGGCGGTGCTGTAA
- a CDS encoding NADH-quinone oxidoreductase subunit I, whose amino-acid sequence MFGFMKGLGVTLRQLPKKKVTLMYPEQKPVWPERFRGVHRFIPDLCIVCNQCARVCPTDCISLSGTRGPDKKMRIDTYDINFDICILCSLCTDVCPTESILMSDTFELATYSRDNLYLDMHWLYENELAYEKNHPERFIKDAEGNNAAEKVGDAE is encoded by the coding sequence ATGTTTGGATTCATGAAAGGCTTGGGTGTCACGCTGCGCCAACTGCCAAAGAAAAAAGTGACTCTGATGTACCCGGAGCAAAAGCCAGTCTGGCCTGAACGCTTCCGCGGCGTTCACCGGTTCATTCCGGATTTGTGCATTGTGTGTAACCAGTGCGCGCGCGTCTGCCCGACCGACTGTATTTCTCTCTCAGGTACGCGCGGTCCGGACAAGAAGATGCGGATTGACACCTACGACATCAACTTTGATATTTGCATCCTTTGTTCCTTGTGCACGGACGTCTGCCCGACGGAGTCAATTTTGATGTCTGACACGTTCGAGCTGGCGACGTACTCGCGTGACAACCTGTATCTTGATATGCACTGGCTGTACGAAAACGAACTGGCTTACGAGAAGAACCATCCTGAGCGCTTTATCAAGGATGCCGAGGGGAATAACGCGGCGGAGAAAGTGGGTGACGCCGAGTGA
- a CDS encoding NADH-quinone oxidoreductase subunit J, with protein MNFTLSWPVVAFYIIALLTLSCGVMMLSFRKVVYMALTIGGVFIGASAIYFLLGAEFVGVAQILIYAGAITILIMFAIMLTNHEAQEPAFEWNLKNVASAVASVLVAIVLLLAIRSTTWPAATTADLNGGNSNPVAIGLVMFKQYAIPFELVSILLIVGLVGAVILAKERKEDE; from the coding sequence GTGAACTTTACACTGAGTTGGCCCGTCGTTGCGTTTTACATCATCGCCCTTCTCACGCTCTCCTGCGGTGTGATGATGCTGTCGTTCCGTAAGGTCGTCTACATGGCCTTGACCATCGGCGGCGTGTTCATCGGGGCGTCGGCCATCTACTTCTTGCTCGGCGCTGAGTTTGTCGGCGTAGCGCAGATTCTGATTTACGCCGGTGCTATTACGATTTTGATTATGTTCGCCATTATGCTCACGAACCACGAAGCACAGGAGCCAGCGTTTGAATGGAACCTGAAGAACGTCGCCAGCGCGGTTGCCTCCGTGCTCGTCGCGATTGTGCTGCTGCTCGCCATCCGGTCTACCACCTGGCCCGCCGCCACCACCGCAGACCTAAACGGTGGCAACAGCAACCCGGTAGCGATTGGCCTCGTGATGTTCAAGCAGTACGCCATCCCGTTTGAGCTGGTATCGATTTTGCTCATCGTCGGTCTGGTGGGCGCAGTAATCCTCGCCAAAGAGCGAAAGGAGGACGAGTGA
- the nuoK gene encoding NADH-quinone oxidoreductase subunit NuoK, whose translation MGTAPFPVPTGSLLALAALLFCIGLFGALTKRNVIIVLVSIELMLNAANINLVTFSRLGVAPGLSGQVFSLFTITVAAAEIAVGLALLLALFRLRKTSEVKDLNIHKW comes from the coding sequence ATGGGTACAGCCCCGTTTCCGGTGCCTACCGGATCGCTGCTAGCATTGGCGGCACTGCTGTTTTGCATCGGGCTGTTTGGCGCTCTGACAAAGCGGAACGTCATTATCGTTCTGGTTTCGATTGAGCTGATGTTGAACGCGGCAAACATCAACCTGGTGACTTTCTCCCGTCTCGGTGTTGCACCGGGTCTCAGCGGACAAGTGTTTTCCTTGTTCACGATTACCGTTGCCGCTGCTGAAATTGCGGTTGGACTGGCTTTGCTGCTTGCCCTCTTCCGACTGCGTAAGACGAGTGAAGTGAAGGACCTGAACATCCACAAGTGGTAA
- the nuoL gene encoding NADH-quinone oxidoreductase subunit L, translating to MVQYAWLVPFLPLVAYVFLLVLGRKAAEGLVTAVSVILTGVSFIISLLVFNAVGNNPHGNNTYVFHWLTVGNRVFDVGFQVTHLDALMLVVVTLVSTLVLLFSRGYMHKDDRFPVFYQYLNLFVFSMLALVISPNLLQLYIFWEMVGLCSYLLVGFWYFKPEAALAAKKSFIVTRIGDTGMFAGIVLLFLASGSFDYGTIFSAVANHTLHIGWLSTNGVVTLTALLIFAGAVGKSAQFPLHIWLPDAMEGPTPVSALIHAATMVAAGVYLVARTYPLFQASAGATTTVAWIGGITALMASLIALTQRDIKRVIAYSTVSQLGYMMMALGVGAYAYGVFHLMTHAFFKALLFLAAGSVIHAVDTQDLFEMGGLRKKMPVTTYTFLAGALALAGIVPFAGFWSKDDILSATLASGHPVLYAFGLIAAFCTAFYIFRVFFLTFTGKPRVEEKYEHAHEGSWVMTLPLVILAVFATIAGFFNSPVNHNGLERYLFADFAAGTVGVVTPENYGLMALSVVVGLVGIGLAALMYWRPGRGGAGLAKALSIPYTVSFRKFYFDEIFYAVIVLGGKAVAAIIDFIDRYIIDAIVGLLGRLGSLFGTMLKYTQNGQVQAYSAIAAFGVLIFLAIAMFTVGGVM from the coding sequence ATGGTACAGTACGCATGGCTGGTTCCTTTTCTGCCGCTGGTGGCGTACGTTTTCCTGCTGGTGCTCGGGCGAAAGGCTGCGGAAGGCCTAGTTACGGCCGTTTCCGTCATCCTGACTGGTGTGTCTTTTATCATCAGTCTGCTGGTCTTTAATGCCGTCGGAAACAACCCGCATGGAAACAACACCTATGTATTTCACTGGCTGACTGTCGGCAACCGCGTCTTTGACGTCGGCTTCCAGGTCACCCATTTAGATGCCTTGATGCTTGTTGTTGTGACCCTGGTGAGTACCTTGGTGCTTTTGTTCTCCCGGGGCTATATGCATAAGGACGACAGATTCCCGGTGTTTTATCAGTACCTGAACCTGTTTGTGTTCTCGATGCTGGCACTGGTGATTTCGCCGAACCTCCTGCAGCTCTATATCTTCTGGGAGATGGTCGGTCTTTGCTCGTACCTGCTGGTCGGTTTCTGGTACTTTAAGCCGGAAGCAGCCCTCGCAGCAAAGAAGTCCTTTATCGTCACCCGCATCGGTGACACCGGTATGTTTGCGGGCATCGTGCTGCTGTTCTTGGCGAGCGGATCGTTTGATTACGGAACGATTTTCTCCGCCGTCGCAAACCATACGCTGCATATCGGATGGTTGTCCACAAACGGGGTTGTGACCCTGACGGCACTCCTGATTTTCGCAGGTGCTGTCGGTAAGTCAGCGCAGTTCCCGCTGCATATCTGGTTGCCGGATGCCATGGAAGGCCCGACGCCAGTGTCCGCTCTCATCCACGCCGCGACGATGGTCGCAGCTGGCGTCTACCTGGTAGCACGGACATATCCGCTTTTCCAGGCGAGCGCGGGCGCGACGACGACCGTCGCATGGATTGGCGGCATCACCGCCTTAATGGCATCTCTGATTGCCTTGACGCAGCGCGATATCAAGCGCGTCATCGCGTATTCCACCGTGTCTCAGCTCGGCTACATGATGATGGCGCTCGGTGTTGGGGCTTATGCGTACGGGGTGTTCCACCTGATGACGCACGCCTTCTTCAAGGCGCTCTTGTTCCTGGCGGCCGGTTCTGTCATCCACGCCGTCGACACGCAAGACCTGTTTGAAATGGGTGGTCTGCGCAAGAAGATGCCGGTTACCACGTACACGTTCCTCGCCGGCGCCCTGGCTCTGGCAGGCATCGTACCGTTTGCAGGCTTCTGGTCCAAAGACGACATCTTGTCGGCAACCTTAGCCAGCGGTCATCCGGTTCTCTACGCATTCGGCTTGATTGCCGCATTCTGCACGGCGTTCTACATCTTCCGCGTGTTCTTCCTGACCTTCACAGGTAAGCCGCGCGTAGAGGAAAAGTACGAGCATGCGCATGAGGGTTCCTGGGTGATGACCCTGCCGCTCGTCATCCTGGCTGTGTTTGCAACCATCGCTGGTTTCTTCAACAGCCCGGTCAACCACAACGGACTCGAACGGTACCTGTTTGCGGACTTCGCCGCCGGCACCGTCGGTGTTGTCACTCCGGAGAACTACGGATTGATGGCTCTCAGTGTCGTGGTTGGTCTTGTCGGCATTGGTCTGGCAGCGCTGATGTACTGGCGTCCGGGCCGCGGCGGGGCAGGTCTCGCAAAAGCACTCAGCATTCCTTACACGGTTTCCTTCCGCAAGTTCTACTTTGACGAGATTTTCTACGCGGTGATTGTCCTTGGCGGCAAGGCGGTTGCAGCGATTATCGATTTTATTGACCGCTACATCATCGATGCGATTGTCGGACTCCTTGGCAGACTTGGGTCGCTCTTTGGCACCATGCTGAAGTACACCCAAAACGGTCAGGTCCAGGCGTACAGCGCCATCGCAGCCTTTGGTGTTTTGATATTCCTTGCGATTGCAATGTTTACCGTTGGGGGGGTGATGTGA
- a CDS encoding NADH-quinone oxidoreductase subunit M: MSLSFWVVIAPLIAAVLLLVLPKMGGGESRSLSIVGTLVSLVLAIVMWLSFPAGQSGFEFTGQIHWFTLPALWQAANVSVGLSFGVDGLSLPLIAMTAFISVLAMAGAKRSIDRPRIYYFWLSMVTAGLLGVFSALDLFTFLVALEVTLFASFFLIQLFGLPGSPRAAIKFLIYRGFATVAMLVALVGIAYGLTGAYSTSGASSTMTFSIPQMLNLAHHSAGGLFPVAMQGALLLVLLLGVFIEEAFVPFHTWLPTTHEFADTPTNMVVGGLLTKTGAYVLLRFGVGMLPGQIQHYGTLIAVFGVINILYGAFAAWAQKDWRRLIAFGGISHMGLVLLGIASFSAAGLQGAMFMIVSSGLLTALLFFLTGAIEDRTKTVQLKDLGGLSKAMPMISGFLLVAALASLGLPLTSGFISEIQAFIGGFTSYPAVSFVGLGGLILSAVYLLYAIQKTTFGPSAKLAEGLSDATAREYLPTILLTALVLLIGIYPNLIGHLFNLSVQGLLGIGG; encoded by the coding sequence ATGAGTCTATCCTTTTGGGTAGTCATCGCTCCTCTGATTGCAGCAGTGCTGCTCCTTGTCCTGCCGAAAATGGGCGGTGGAGAGTCGCGCAGTCTGTCCATCGTCGGCACACTCGTTTCACTGGTGCTCGCGATTGTCATGTGGCTGTCGTTCCCTGCCGGACAGAGCGGCTTCGAGTTTACTGGCCAGATTCACTGGTTTACACTGCCGGCACTGTGGCAAGCGGCGAATGTGTCGGTCGGTCTCTCCTTTGGTGTAGACGGCTTGTCTTTACCGCTCATCGCGATGACAGCTTTCATTTCCGTCCTGGCGATGGCAGGTGCGAAGCGAAGTATTGACCGACCTCGCATCTACTACTTCTGGTTGTCCATGGTCACAGCGGGACTGCTCGGTGTTTTCTCGGCCCTTGACTTGTTCACGTTCTTGGTTGCGCTCGAAGTGACCTTGTTCGCAAGCTTCTTCCTGATTCAACTGTTTGGACTTCCTGGCAGCCCGCGGGCAGCCATCAAGTTCCTCATCTACCGCGGTTTCGCAACCGTTGCGATGCTCGTGGCGTTGGTCGGTATCGCATACGGCCTAACAGGCGCGTATTCGACTTCAGGCGCTTCGTCGACGATGACCTTCTCGATTCCGCAAATGCTGAACCTGGCGCATCACAGCGCCGGCGGGTTGTTCCCGGTTGCAATGCAGGGCGCCCTGCTTCTTGTGTTGCTGCTCGGGGTGTTCATTGAAGAAGCGTTTGTACCTTTTCACACCTGGTTGCCGACGACGCACGAGTTCGCAGACACCCCGACCAACATGGTGGTTGGCGGACTCTTGACGAAGACCGGTGCTTACGTGTTGCTCCGCTTCGGCGTGGGCATGCTGCCAGGGCAAATTCAGCACTACGGTACACTGATTGCGGTGTTTGGTGTCATCAACATCCTCTACGGTGCGTTTGCTGCTTGGGCGCAGAAAGACTGGCGCCGCCTTATCGCCTTTGGCGGCATCAGCCACATGGGACTTGTCCTGCTCGGCATTGCGTCGTTCTCAGCAGCAGGGCTCCAGGGCGCCATGTTCATGATTGTCTCGTCCGGTCTCCTCACCGCACTCCTCTTCTTCCTGACGGGTGCCATTGAGGACCGTACGAAGACCGTTCAACTGAAGGACCTCGGCGGTCTCTCGAAGGCCATGCCGATGATTTCCGGATTCTTGCTCGTTGCCGCACTCGCATCCCTCGGGTTGCCGCTCACGAGTGGTTTTATCAGTGAGATTCAAGCGTTCATTGGCGGTTTCACATCCTATCCGGCCGTATCGTTCGTCGGACTTGGCGGACTCATCCTGTCCGCTGTGTACCTCCTGTACGCCATCCAAAAAACCACCTTCGGCCCGTCGGCGAAGTTGGCAGAGGGCTTGTCCGATGCGACGGCCAGAGAATACCTGCCAACGATATTACTCACCGCCCTCGTGCTGTTGATTGGTATCTACCCAAACCTCATCGGGCACCTGTTCAACTTGTCCGTGCAAGGTTTGCTGGGGATAGGGGGTTAA
- a CDS encoding NADH-quinone oxidoreductase subunit N has translation MTTPVDMLHQPYWLTMGPMIVVAATGFVVMILEFIFRKGDRRWLTVLSMLGVIAALVVAIVHWSAKPAFVLNTIGVDPFASVFSVLILLSSFLVLLFTLDWSAKSRVAAEHTYLILFAVVGALAMATATDLVTLYVGLELLSVASYVLVAVRTHSIHSVEGGIKYMLMGALGSAVLLYGMSFIYGISGSTNLMQLSSMGTQMFASYPSITVLGFLLMLMGMGFKLSLVPFHMWTPDAYAGAPTPITSFLATLSKAASFAMLLRMLIFIFNGPGAHLFYWAGIIAAVTMIVGNFIALPQRNMKRLLAFSSVAQAGYILVPFALFGVAQAQDWTGLFDSISFYLFAYTFMTVGAFAIVYLVERDKGSLDSDALIGLYQRSPWLAVALTIFVLSLAGMPLTAGFLGKFYIFVDTLHFSTMWLGIVLFATSVVSFFYYIGWLRKVFQKEPVGEVTALTASPVMHTLVALCVLGTLALGIVPAVLLHPLLGLTWLY, from the coding sequence ATGACAACTCCAGTCGATATGCTGCACCAGCCGTACTGGCTGACCATGGGACCGATGATTGTCGTGGCTGCAACAGGCTTCGTCGTGATGATTCTCGAGTTTATCTTCCGCAAGGGGGACAGACGCTGGCTGACAGTGCTGTCGATGCTCGGCGTTATCGCGGCACTCGTTGTGGCGATTGTGCATTGGAGTGCCAAACCGGCATTCGTCCTGAACACGATTGGGGTCGATCCGTTCGCATCCGTCTTCTCGGTCCTGATTCTCCTCTCGTCTTTCCTCGTCCTCCTCTTCACTTTGGACTGGAGTGCGAAGAGCAGAGTGGCCGCTGAACACACATACCTCATTCTGTTCGCCGTCGTCGGTGCGCTCGCGATGGCCACCGCAACGGATCTCGTAACCTTGTACGTCGGCCTCGAGCTGCTCTCAGTTGCGAGCTACGTGCTCGTCGCCGTGCGGACGCATTCGATTCACAGTGTCGAAGGCGGCATCAAGTACATGCTGATGGGGGCGCTCGGATCCGCCGTTCTCCTCTACGGGATGTCGTTTATCTACGGCATATCGGGATCGACCAACTTGATGCAACTGAGCTCTATGGGCACGCAGATGTTTGCCAGTTACCCGTCCATCACCGTCCTCGGTTTCCTCTTGATGCTGATGGGCATGGGCTTCAAGCTTTCGCTCGTGCCGTTTCACATGTGGACGCCGGACGCCTACGCAGGCGCGCCGACACCCATCACGTCGTTCCTGGCAACCCTGTCGAAAGCAGCGTCGTTCGCGATGCTTCTTCGAATGCTCATCTTCATCTTTAACGGTCCTGGTGCGCACCTGTTCTACTGGGCCGGCATCATCGCCGCCGTGACGATGATTGTTGGTAACTTCATTGCCTTGCCGCAGCGCAACATGAAGCGACTGCTTGCCTTCTCAAGCGTGGCGCAGGCAGGGTACATCCTCGTTCCGTTCGCCCTCTTTGGGGTCGCGCAGGCACAGGACTGGACGGGGCTCTTTGACAGCATCTCGTTTTACCTGTTTGCCTACACGTTCATGACCGTTGGCGCTTTTGCCATCGTGTATCTGGTGGAGCGCGACAAGGGATCGCTCGATTCAGACGCCTTGATAGGGCTCTATCAGCGGTCACCGTGGCTTGCCGTCGCCTTGACGATATTCGTCCTGTCGCTCGCAGGCATGCCGCTTACCGCAGGGTTCCTTGGGAAGTTCTACATCTTTGTCGATACACTGCACTTCAGCACCATGTGGCTTGGCATCGTGCTCTTCGCAACCAGCGTCGTGTCGTTCTTCTACTACATCGGCTGGCTGCGCAAGGTCTTCCAGAAGGAACCTGTCGGCGAAGTGACCGCCCTGACAGCAAGCCCAGTCATGCACACCCTCGTGGCGCTGTGCGTGCTCGGTACGCTGGCACTCGGCATCGTCCCGGCAGTCCTGTTGCACCCGCTGCTCGGATTGACTTGGCTGTACTGA
- a CDS encoding DUF4183 domain-containing protein — protein MTIQRVMRTTAVYFYAISDGINRTYRNADHVRGYRNNYIPNPRSVSLINVYINGVLQLPQAYNVTTGRIRLKTIDVPTRGTPIIVQSVRIYGWKGGGRCRKGPVKRGPKVQKVNRCQIQRGTKTRKPYKSNIKRAIKTHKEEIAMALGLIKLNIGATTTTNAVPSAQKFFYQNPSDVAAGSTLTVDAASFTDDTGVAVVTLPALAASNSYFKVHINGILQENGNSTYTPGATGVGSLAFANPAGGGTIYTGQWVILEVVNFAPASTTTVLT, from the coding sequence ATGACGATACAGAGGGTCATGCGTACGACAGCTGTATACTTTTATGCAATTTCCGATGGTATTAACAGGACCTATAGAAATGCCGATCACGTTCGCGGATACCGCAACAACTACATTCCCAATCCCAGGTCCGTTTCCTTAATCAATGTCTATATCAATGGGGTTCTTCAATTACCACAGGCTTACAATGTGACGACGGGAAGAATCAGACTTAAGACTATCGATGTTCCAACGAGAGGAACTCCTATCATCGTTCAATCCGTTCGTATTTACGGATGGAAAGGAGGTGGAAGATGTAGAAAAGGCCCCGTGAAGCGTGGTCCCAAAGTCCAGAAGGTAAATAGATGCCAGATTCAACGTGGCACCAAAACCCGCAAGCCGTACAAATCCAACATCAAACGCGCTATCAAGACGCACAAGGAGGAAATAGCTATGGCACTTGGCCTCATCAAACTTAACATTGGAGCAACAACAACTACCAACGCAGTACCTTCGGCTCAAAAATTCTTCTATCAGAATCCGTCTGATGTAGCAGCGGGCTCTACTTTGACCGTTGACGCGGCAAGTTTTACAGATGATACAGGCGTTGCTGTCGTAACCTTGCCTGCATTGGCTGCTTCAAACAGTTATTTCAAGGTTCATATCAACGGAATTCTCCAGGAGAATGGAAACTCAACATACACTCCAGGTGCAACTGGTGTGGGCAGCTTAGCCTTTGCCAATCCTGCGGGCGGTGGAACAATTTATACCGGTCAATGGGTCATCCTTGAAGTCGTCAACTTCGCGCCGGCATCGACCACGACGGTTCTAACTTGA
- a CDS encoding DUF1146 domain-containing protein, which translates to MPSGAVSGLSQYSVMIAADGFIFIIAFLVGTYYAWRALGILKWDKFVFDPFGVQARILRFFMAMAGGFLVGLIAVAYLIAGQALRVLF; encoded by the coding sequence ATGCCATCAGGAGCCGTTTCAGGTTTGTCTCAGTACTCAGTCATGATTGCAGCAGATGGGTTTATTTTCATAATCGCGTTTCTCGTCGGAACCTACTACGCTTGGCGCGCGCTAGGCATTCTGAAGTGGGATAAATTCGTCTTCGATCCGTTTGGCGTCCAAGCACGCATACTGCGCTTCTTCATGGCCATGGCAGGCGGGTTTTTGGTTGGCCTCATTGCTGTTGCTTACCTTATCGCGGGGCAAGCCCTTCGGGTGTTATTTTAA